From Hydra vulgaris chromosome 15, alternate assembly HydraT2T_AEP, one genomic window encodes:
- the LOC136091986 gene encoding uncharacterized protein LOC136091986, with product MVCETWWTDNSIWCSLNIGSERLICQCIYRTGVSDIYNCINVMRLIEAADKMVLNKNASAFQKENNNVPTFNKALPKPIANPDINTDTVIKKLSKLNVNLLKRTKCTREFQSMALSVVKTVFLDFSKAFDTVAHKRFLIKLKAYCENEVLVNWFKAYLTNRNQRVVLGTYKSEWKEVTSGVPQGSVIGPLLFVIYINNISQEIKNCCKMYSDDTKIILVITNINDNYAREKKTSLELLYEPTNINKIEQVQRRATKIRCLKGMK from the exons ATGGTATGCGAGACATGGTGGACAGATAACTCG ATTTGGTGTTCTTTAAACATTGGTAGTGAAAGACTTATATGCCAATGTATTTATCGTACTGGAGTTAGTGACATATACAACTGCATAAATGTAATGAGGTTAATTGAAGCAGCCGACAAGATGGTATTGAATAAAAATGCAAGTG cttttcaaaaggaaaacaaCAATGTACCAACGTTTAATAAAGCATTACCTAAACCAATTGCAAATCCGGATATAAATACTGACAccgttattaaaaagttaagtaaatTGAATGTTAATCTACTGAAGAGGACAAAGTGTACCCGAGAGTTTCAAAG CATGGCTTTGTCCGtagtaaaaactgtttttttggaCTTCtccaaagcatttgatacagttgcacacaaaagatttttaataaaattaaaagcatattgTGAAAATGAAGTTTTAGTAAACTGGTTTAAAGCATATCTGACTAATAGAAATCAAAGAGTTGTCCTTGGTACTTATAAATCAGAATGGAAGGAGGTAACAAGTGGAGTGCCACAGGGCTCAGTAATAGGTCCgttattatttgttatctatattaataatatatcacaagaaataaaaaattgctgtaAAATGTATTCCGAcgatacaaaaattattttggtgaTTACAAATATCAACGATAACTATGCAAG GGAAAAAAAAACCTCGCTAGAATTATTATATGAGCCAACCAACATCAATAAAATAGAACAAGTACAACGAAGAGCAACAAAAATTAGATGTTTAAAAGGTATGAAATGA
- the LOC136091987 gene encoding craniofacial development protein 2-like, which translates to MTGKGRELTDAMERRKLDILCVPETRWKGSKTRSIGGGFKLFCHGVDRKRNGVGVILKNEFSKSVVEIKRVSDRVICVKLDIDGVVMNVISAYAPQVGCDIEEKEEFWRELDEVVLQIHIEERMILGADFDGHVGEGNSGDEEVMGRYGVKERTNGGRFC; encoded by the coding sequence ATGACCGGTAAAGGGAGAGAGCTAACTGATGCGATGGAGAGGAGGAAGTTAGACATACTGTGTGTACCGGAGACCAGGTGGAAGGGCAGCAAGACCAGGAGCATTGGTGGTGGCTTCAAACTCTTCTGTCATGGTGTCGACAGGAAGAGAAATGGAGTAGGGGTAATTCTGAAAAATGAGTTTAGTAAGAGTGTAGTGGAGATAAAGAGAGTAAGTGACAGAGTGATCTGTGTAAAGTTAGATATTGATGGGGTGGTGATGAATGTCATCAGTGCTTATGCTCCTCAGGTAGGATGTGATATAGAGGAGAAAGAAGAATTCTGGAGAGAGTTGGATGAAGTTGTTCTGCAGATTCATATAGAAGAGAGAATGATACTTGGAGCAGATTTTGATGGACATGTTGGTGAAGGGAACAGTGGTGATGAGGAGGTGATGGGTAGGTATGGGGTTAAAGAAAGGACAAATGGTGGTAGATTTTGCTAA
- the LOC136091988 gene encoding uncharacterized protein LOC136091988 produces the protein MAVVNTYFKKKEEHRVTYNSGGRGTQVDYILCRRRNLKEFSDCKVVPGESVAKQHRMVICRMVLEVKKKKRVRAEPKIRWWKLKDEDRCVKFRDEMRQALGDGVLDTWDETSNTVRYVARKILGVTSRQKKKDKETWWWNEEVQESLRGKRLAKKNWHFQQDKESRQKYKQMCGKTKRAVAKDNLYEKLNTKEGEKNLYRLARQRNHDGQDVQQVRMIKDKDGNVLSSKESVLGRWKEYFKELMNQENDREGRLEETEVVN, from the coding sequence ATGGCTGTAGTTAAcacttattttaagaaaaaggaAGAGCATAGGGTGACGTATAATAGTGGGGGAAGAGGCACACAGGTCGACTATATCCTCTGTAGGAGAAGAAACCTGAAAGAGTTTAGTGATTGCAAGGTAGTACCAGGAGAGAGTGTAGCTAAACAGCATAGGATGGTGATATGCAGGATGGTTTTGGAGGTGAAGAAGAAGAAGAGAGTGAGAGCAGAACCTAAGATCAGGTGGTGGAAGTTAAAGGATGAGGACCGTTGTGTAAAGTTCAGGGATGAGATGAGACAGGCACTGGGTGATGGTGTTCTTGATACCTGGGATGAGACGTCAAATACAGTGAGGTATGTTGCTAGGAAGATACTTGGTGTGACATCAAGACAGAAGAAGAAAGACAAGGAGACGTGGTGGTGGAATGAGGAAGTTCAGGAAAGTTTAAGAGGAAAGCGGTTGGCTAAAAAGAATTGGCATTTTCAGCAAGATAAAGAAAGTAGACAGAAGTACAAGCAGATGTGTGGCAAGACAAAGAGAGCAGTGGCAAAAGATAATCTGTATGAGAAGTTGAACACTAAGGAAGGGGAAAAGAATCTGTACAGATTGGCAAGACAGAGAAACCATGATGGGCAGGATGTGCAGCAGGTTAGGATGATTAAGGATAAAGATGGAAATGTGTTGTCTAGTAAGGAGAGTGTCTTGGGAAGGTGGAAGGAGTATTTTAAGGAACTGATGAATCAAGAGAATGATAGGGAAGGAAGGTTAGAAGAGACAGAGGTTGTGAATTAG
- the LOC136091989 gene encoding uncharacterized protein LOC136091989, translating to MFANDIVICRESRKQVEVNLERWRHALESRGMKVSRSKTEYMCVNERVNNGQVQLQGVDLLKVDKFTYLGSRVQSDGGIKREVKKRVQAGWCGWRKVSGVICDRRVSARMKDKIYRAVVRPAMLYGLETVALTKRQGDGGV from the coding sequence ATGTTTGCTAATGACATTGTGATCTGTAGGGAGAGTAGGAAGCAAGTGGAGGTAAACTTGGAAAGATGGAGACATGCTTTGGAAAGCAGAGGAATGAAAGTGAGCAGGAGTAAAACAGAGTACATGTGTGTGAATGAAAGGGTAAACAATGGACAGGTCCAGTTACAAGGAGTCGACTTGTTGAAGGTCGACAAGTTTACCTACTTAGGGTCGAGGGTACAAAGTGATGGAGGAATTAAAAGAGAGGTAAAGAAGAGAGTGCAGGCAGGGTGGTGTGGATGGCGAAAAGTGTCTGGTGTAATCTGTGATAGAAGGGTGTCGGCTAGAATGAAGGATAAGATCTATAGGGCAGTAGTGAGACCTGCTATGTTGTATGGACTGGAGACAGTAGCACTGACAAAGAGACAAGGAGATGGAGGTGTCTGA
- the LOC136091288 gene encoding uncharacterized protein LOC136091288, producing the protein MPELSTCCIGKALNEQCYLSNKSKRYQELSKLNQELISLRSKINPIDFICSYHEKVYLSRYENEHRRYCCNPLNKHAKNVKNSLRVISLSYAKDFGLIPGQKICTSCRKVLNCKHNTKENELQEKEIYVDNHTLKEDLNSSIASFGCSPLKLVSKKDRVAYGKRKIDSVRAHTQKAVANVLGLEIAALCGIESPSKKCLKKTNTDLDNIMTQIKSKFEKTLSNSEKITLLTLTPDSWSIEKTQKFFFTSKRSVVQARKLSKKSGILSKPSPKLGRKLSEDVITEVVHFYECDEYSRVCPGKKEFVSVKVDSKKQHIQKRLLLVNMKELHIEFKKKYNYLKVGFSKFCELRPKWCIPVGGASGLHAVCVCQYHQNVKLLVQKIPGISDYKILLKLMVCSIENRDCMLHSCDKCPAKKVLLDYIDTLFTEKEISEVNFYQWQKSNYQCTLVPATLPLDEFIEMVYEQFTSASFYIKKSSHLLPTFEN; encoded by the exons atgcCTGAGCTTTCTACTTGCTGTATTGGTAAAGCATTAAATGAACAGTGCTATCTatctaataaaagtaaacgCTACCAAGAACTGTCTAAACTAAACCAAGAGCTTATTTCTTTGAGAAGCAAAATAAATCccatagattttatttgtagcTATCACGAGAAAGTTTACTTGTCGAGGTATGAGAATGAACATCGCAGGTATTGTTGTAATCCGTTGAACAAGCACGCAAAAAATGTGAAAA ATTCTCTTAGAGTTATCAGTCTTTCATATGCCAAAGATTTTGGTTTAATACCTGGTCAAAAAATTTGCACTAGTTGCAGAAAAGTTCTGAATTGCAAAcataatacaaaagaaaatgaactccaagaaaaagaaatttatgttgACAACCATACATTAAAAGAAGATCTTAATTCAAGTATTGCAAGTTTTGGATGCTCACCTCTAaaacttgtttcaaaaaaagatagaGTTGCATATGGAAAGCGTAAAATTGATAGCGTAAGAGCTCATACACAAAAGGCTGTTGCCAATGTGCTAGGTTTAGAAATAGCTGCACTTTGTGGAATTGAATCACcctcaaaaaaatgtttgaaaaaaacaaacacagaTTTAGACAATATTATGActcaaattaagtcaaaatttgaaaaaacactgtcaaattctgaaaaaatcACACTTCTTACACTCACTCCAGACAGTTGGTCAATAGAGAAAActcagaagtttttttttacttcaaaaagaTCTGTAGTACAAGCCagaaaattaagtaaaaaaagtggaATACTATCAAAACCTTCTCCAAAATTGGGTAGAAAACTAAGCGAAGATGTAATTACAGAGGTTGTTCATTTCTACGAATGCGATGAATATTCAAGGGTTTGTCCAGgaaaaaaagagtttgtttCAGTTAAAGTAGATAGTAAAAAGCAACATATCCAAAAGCGCCTTCTACTAGTCAATATGAAAGAGCTacatattgagtttaaaaagaaatataattatcttaaagttggattttcaaaattttgtgagCTAAGGCCCAAGTGGTGCATTCCTGTAGGTGGTGCTTCTGGTCTGCATGCAGTTTGTGTTTGCCAGtaccatcaaaatgtaaagCTCCTTGTACAGAAAATTCCTGGAATTTCTGATtacaaaatcttattaaaattaatggtttGTAGCATTGAAAATAGAGATTGTATGCTGCATAGCTGCGATAAATGTCCTGCTAAAAAGGTTTTGTTAGACTACATTGACACTTTGTTTacagaaaaagaaattagtgaAGTTAACTTTTATCAATGGCAAAAATCAAATTACCAATGTACTTTAGTACCAGCAACTCTACCTTTAGATGAATTTATTGAAATGGTTTATGAACAGTTTACGAGTGCatcattttatatcaaaaagtcAAGCCACCTACTACCAACatttgaaaactaa